The window GACAGCGGCATGATCCCCTGGCTGATGGTCGCGGAAATCATGTCTTTGAAAAACAGAACGTTGGCGCAGCTGGTGGAAGAACGCATCCAGGCTTATCCCTCCTCGGGGGAGATCAATATTGTTCTGGAACCCGGGATGTCCGCGAGCGAAATCGTGGAACGCCATTATCGCGAGCAGGCGCTGGACATTGACATGACCGACGGCATTAGCATGACGTTTGCCGAATGGCGATTTAATTTACGCGAGTCGAATACCGAACCGCTGACCCGTCTTAACGTTGAATCGCGCGGCGATCGTGATTTGATGCAGCGAAAAACGGCTGAAATTCTGGCGCTGCTGCGCGGCTGATGCGAACGGGGCCTCCCGATTGACGAGAGGCCCGGCGAGATTACTTCTGGTGCCGCTCGCGCAGCCGGCCGATCACCTTGCTCAGATCCAGATCCTGATCCTGCAGCAGCACCAGCAGGTGATAAATCAGGTCCGAGGCTTCGTTGGTCAGCTCTTCACGGTCGTTGACCGTGGCGGCCAGCGCGGTTTCCACGCCTTCTTCCCCGACCTTCTGCGCGATGCGCTTGGTGCCGCTGGCATACAGGCTGGCGGTGTACGAGCTGTCCGGGCTGGCGGTCTTGCGCTCCGCCAGCAGCTGTTCCAGCTGATAGAGGAAGGCCCAGTCGCTGGCGGCAGGGTGGAAGCAGCTGCTGTTGCCCAGGTGGCAGGTCGGGCCGATCGGATTGACCAGGATCAGCAGGGTATCGTTGTCGCAGTCCGGCGTGATGCTCACCACGTTGAGGAAGTGGCCGGAGCTTTCGCCCTTGGTCCACAGCCGCTGTTTGGTGCGCGAGAAGAAGGTGACCTTGCCGCTTTGCTCGGTCGCCGCCAGCGCTTCCCGATTCATATAGCCCAGCATCAGCACCTCACCGGAAACGGCGTGCTGCACGATGGCCGGCATCAGGTTGTCGGTTTTTTCCCAGTCCAGCTGGTTTCTCTGTTGTTCTGTTAACACACGCGAATCTCCACGCCTTGTTCGACCAGGAACCTTTTCAGTTCGCCGATATTAATGATTTGCTTGTGGAATACCGAAGCCGCCAGCGCGCCGTCGACGTCCGCATCGCGGAACGCCTCCAGGAAGTGCGCCATGGTGCCCGCACCGCCGGAGGCGATCAGCGGCACCTTGCACGCTTCGCGCACCAAACGCAGCTGTTGCAGATCGTAGCCGTTGCGCACGCCGTCCTGATTCATCATATTCAGCACGATTTCGCCGGCGCCGCGGCGCTGCACTTCCCGCACCCAGTCGAGGGTTTCCCACTGGGTAACGCGGGTGCGGCTCTCGTCGCCGGTGTACTGGTTGACGTGATATTTGCCGGTTTCGGCGTCGAACCAGGTATCGATCCCCACCACGATGCACTGCACGCCGAAGCGCTCGGCCAGGCGGCTAATCAGCTCGGGATCGGCCAGCGCCGGCGAGTTGATGGAAATTTTGTCGGCGCCGAAAGACAGGATCTGGCTGGCGTCCTCGGCGCTTTTGATACCGCCGGCGACGCAGAACGGAATGTCGATCACTTCCGCCACCCGCGATACCCAGCTCTTATCCACCACCCGGCCGTCGCTTGAGGCGGTAATGTCGTAAAACACCAGCTCATCCGCGCCTTCCTGCGCATAGCGCTGCGCCAGCGGCACGATATCGCCGATGATTTCATGGTTGCGGAACTGCACGCCTTTCACCACTTGCCCGTCTTTAACATCCAGGCACGGAATTATCCGTTTTGCCAGCATGCGATCGCCTCCTCAACGCTAAATTTACCTTCCAACAGGGCGCGCCCCACGATCACCCCTGCAACGCCGCTGCCGCGCAGCTGGGCGATGTCATCCAGGTTGCCGATGCCGCCGGAAGCCTGGAAGGCGACCTGCGGGTAACGGCGAGTGATTTCCTGATACAGCGCCACGTTGGAGCCGGCCAGGGTGCCGTCGCGCGAAATATCGGTGCACAGTACGTGCTTCAGGCCGTAGGGCAGGAACTGCTCAACCACCTGTTCCAGCGTGGCGTCGGAATTCTCCTGCCAACCGCTGATGGCGACACGCTTGGTGCCCTGTGCATCGATGCGTACGTCCAACGCCAGCACCAGCGCGTCGGCGCCGTAGCGTTCGAACCAGCCCTGCACCAGCCGGGGCTGTTTTACCGCGGTGGAGCCGATCACCACCCGGGTGGCGCCGGCGTCCAGCAGGGCGGTTACGTCCTGCTCGTTGCGAATGCCGCCACCGACCTGCACCGGCACGTTAACCCCGGCCAGCAGCTTGCGCAGCAGCGGGATCTGGCGCGCCGCCGGATCCTTGGCGCCGGTCAGGTCGACCAGGTGCAGCACCTGTGCCCCCTGTTGTTGATAATCCTGCAGCCGCGAGTGCGGATCGCTGCCGTAGTCGCGCTGCTGGCCGTAATCGCCCTGATGCAGGCGCACCACGGTGCCGTCGATCAAATCCAAAGCCGGAATAATCATGCTGCCTACATCTCCAGAAAGTTTTTCAACAGTTGCGCGCCGGCCGCTCCAGAACGTTCTGGATGAAACTGCACGCCGAAGAAGTTGTCTTTTTGCACGGCGGCGGTGAAGGGCTCGCCGTAGTTCGCCTGGGCGATGGTGCTTGGGCATATCGGCATCGCATAGCTGTGAACGAAATAGAAATAGGCGCCGTCTTCGATACCGCGGAACAGGTGGTGGCCTGCCTGCGCAGACACCTGATTCCAGCCCATATGCGGCAGCGGCAGGCCGAAGTCGGTCATCTGTTTCACCGGAGTATCGATGATGCCCAGAGTGTCTATGCCGCCGTTTTCCTCGCTGCTGGCCGCCAGCAGCTGCATGCCGAGGCAGATGCCCAGCACCGGCTGGGTACAGGCTTTGATAAGCTCGATCAGCTCACGTTCGCGCAGCTGGTCCATCGCCGCCTGCGCGGTGCCGACGCCCGGCAAAAACAGTTTGTCGGCGCGCAGCACGATCTCCGGGTCGCGGCTCACTTCGGGCCGATAGCCCAGCCGCTGCACCGCGTAATTGACGGAGGCGAGGTTGGCGCAGCCGGTATCCAGAATCACCACGTTCATTACAGCACTCCTTTCGAGCTCGGCAGGGTATTGCCCTCAACGCGGATCGCCTGGCGCAGGGTGCGGCCAAACACCTTGAACAGGCTCTCGACCCGGTGGTGATCGTTCTTGCCCTTGGTTTTCAGGTGCAGCGTGCAGCCCATGGTGTAGGACAGCGAGCGGAAGAAGTGCTCGACCATTTCGGTGCTGAGATCGCCGACGCGCTGGTAGTTGAACTCGGCCTTGTATTCCAGGTGCGGCCGGCCGGAGATGTCCAGCGCGCAGCGCG is drawn from Serratia entomophila and contains these coding sequences:
- the hisIE gene encoding bifunctional phosphoribosyl-AMP cyclohydrolase/phosphoribosyl-ATP diphosphatase HisIE; amino-acid sequence: MLTEQQRNQLDWEKTDNLMPAIVQHAVSGEVLMLGYMNREALAATEQSGKVTFFSRTKQRLWTKGESSGHFLNVVSITPDCDNDTLLILVNPIGPTCHLGNSSCFHPAASDWAFLYQLEQLLAERKTASPDSSYTASLYASGTKRIAQKVGEEGVETALAATVNDREELTNEASDLIYHLLVLLQDQDLDLSKVIGRLRERHQK
- the hisF gene encoding imidazole glycerol phosphate synthase subunit HisF — protein: MLAKRIIPCLDVKDGQVVKGVQFRNHEIIGDIVPLAQRYAQEGADELVFYDITASSDGRVVDKSWVSRVAEVIDIPFCVAGGIKSAEDASQILSFGADKISINSPALADPELISRLAERFGVQCIVVGIDTWFDAETGKYHVNQYTGDESRTRVTQWETLDWVREVQRRGAGEIVLNMMNQDGVRNGYDLQQLRLVREACKVPLIASGGAGTMAHFLEAFRDADVDGALAASVFHKQIINIGELKRFLVEQGVEIRVC
- the hisA gene encoding 1-(5-phosphoribosyl)-5-[(5-phosphoribosylamino)methylideneamino]imidazole-4-carboxamide isomerase — translated: MIIPALDLIDGTVVRLHQGDYGQQRDYGSDPHSRLQDYQQQGAQVLHLVDLTGAKDPAARQIPLLRKLLAGVNVPVQVGGGIRNEQDVTALLDAGATRVVIGSTAVKQPRLVQGWFERYGADALVLALDVRIDAQGTKRVAISGWQENSDATLEQVVEQFLPYGLKHVLCTDISRDGTLAGSNVALYQEITRRYPQVAFQASGGIGNLDDIAQLRGSGVAGVIVGRALLEGKFSVEEAIACWQNG
- the hisH gene encoding imidazole glycerol phosphate synthase subunit HisH translates to MNVVILDTGCANLASVNYAVQRLGYRPEVSRDPEIVLRADKLFLPGVGTAQAAMDQLRERELIELIKACTQPVLGICLGMQLLAASSEENGGIDTLGIIDTPVKQMTDFGLPLPHMGWNQVSAQAGHHLFRGIEDGAYFYFVHSYAMPICPSTIAQANYGEPFTAAVQKDNFFGVQFHPERSGAAGAQLLKNFLEM